One Fusobacterium simiae DNA window includes the following coding sequences:
- the bioA gene encoding adenosylmethionine--8-amino-7-oxononanoate transaminase, translating into MNDNLSELQKKDLKYVFHPCAQMKDFEENPPLVIKKGEGIYLIDENGNKYMDCISSWWVNLFGHCNKRINKVISEQVNTLEHVIFANFAHEPAAELCEELTKVLPKGINKFLFSDNGSSCIEMALKLSFQYHLQTGNPQKTKFISLENAYHGETIGALGVGDVDIFTETYRPLIKEGRKVRVPYIDSKLSTDEFIKLEDKCIKELEDLIIKNHNEIACMIVEPIVQGAAGIKIYSARFLKAARDLTKKYNIHLIDDEIAMGFGRTGKMFACEHAGIEPDMICIAKGLSSGYYPIAMLCITTDIFNAFYADYKEGKSFLHSHTYSGNPLGCKIALEVLKIFKEDNVLKTINEKGTYLKNKMEEIFKDKSYIKDIRNIGLIGAIELKDNLLPNIRIGREIYNLALKKGVFVRPIGNSVYFMPPYVITYEEIDKMLQVCKESIEELLKYKNI; encoded by the coding sequence ATGAATGATAATTTATCTGAATTACAAAAAAAAGATTTAAAATATGTTTTTCATCCTTGTGCTCAAATGAAAGATTTTGAAGAAAATCCACCCTTAGTTATAAAAAAAGGCGAAGGAATTTATTTAATAGATGAAAATGGAAATAAATATATGGACTGTATATCTAGTTGGTGGGTAAATTTATTTGGACATTGTAATAAAAGAATAAATAAAGTTATCTCTGAACAAGTAAACACATTAGAACATGTTATTTTTGCTAATTTTGCTCATGAGCCAGCAGCTGAATTATGTGAAGAGCTTACAAAGGTTTTACCTAAGGGAATTAATAAATTTTTATTCTCAGATAATGGTTCTTCTTGTATTGAAATGGCTTTAAAATTGAGCTTCCAATACCATTTACAAACTGGAAATCCACAAAAAACAAAATTTATTTCTCTTGAAAATGCCTATCATGGAGAAACAATAGGAGCTTTAGGAGTCGGAGATGTAGATATATTCACTGAAACATACAGACCTTTAATTAAAGAAGGTAGAAAAGTTAGAGTTCCCTATATAGATTCTAAATTATCTACTGATGAATTTATAAAACTTGAAGATAAATGTATAAAAGAATTAGAAGATTTAATCATAAAAAATCACAATGAAATTGCTTGTATGATAGTTGAACCTATTGTACAAGGTGCAGCAGGTATAAAAATATATTCTGCTAGATTTTTAAAAGCTGCAAGAGATTTAACAAAGAAATATAATATTCATTTGATTGATGATGAAATAGCTATGGGCTTTGGAAGAACTGGCAAAATGTTTGCTTGTGAACATGCAGGAATAGAGCCAGATATGATATGTATTGCAAAAGGTTTATCATCAGGTTACTATCCAATAGCTATGCTTTGTATTACAACAGATATTTTTAACGCTTTTTATGCTGATTATAAAGAAGGAAAATCCTTTTTACATTCTCACACATACTCAGGAAATCCTTTAGGTTGTAAAATAGCCTTAGAAGTTTTAAAAATATTTAAAGAAGATAATGTTCTAAAAACTATAAATGAAAAAGGTACTTATTTAAAAAATAAAATGGAAGAAATCTTTAAAGATAAATCATATATAAAAGATATTAGAAATATTGGACTTATAGGAGCTATTGAATTGAAAGATAATCTTCTTCCAAATATTCGAATTGGTAGAGAAATATACAATTTAGCATTAAAAAAAGGCGTTTTTGTTAGACCTATTGGAAATAGTGTTTACTTTATGCCTCCATATGTTATAACTTATGAAGAAATTGATAAAATGCTTCAAGTTTGTAAAGAATCCATTGAGGAACTTCTAAAATATAAAAATATTTGA
- the bioD gene encoding dethiobiotin synthase, whose translation MKFKDFFVIGTDTDVGKTYVSTLLYKTLKKHNFQYYKPIQSGCFLKDGKLTAPDVDFLTNFIGIDYDNSMVTYTLEEEVSPHLASEMEGTRIEIENIKKHYEDLKKKYSNVLVEGAGGLYVPLIRDKFYIYDLIKLFNLPVVLVCGTRVGAINHTMLTLNALNSMEIKLHGLVFNNYRGQFFEDDNIKVILELSKIGNYMIIKNGQKEISEKEIEKFFN comes from the coding sequence ATGAAATTTAAAGATTTTTTTGTCATAGGTACAGACACCGATGTTGGAAAAACATATGTAAGTACTTTATTATACAAAACTTTAAAAAAACATAATTTTCAATATTATAAACCTATACAAAGTGGCTGCTTTTTAAAGGATGGAAAATTAACTGCACCTGATGTAGACTTCTTAACAAATTTTATAGGTATTGACTATGATAATTCCATGGTAACCTATACTTTAGAAGAAGAAGTTTCTCCACATTTAGCTTCTGAAATGGAAGGAACAAGAATAGAAATAGAAAATATAAAAAAGCATTATGAAGATTTAAAGAAAAAATACTCTAATGTTTTAGTTGAGGGAGCAGGTGGACTTTATGTTCCTTTAATTAGAGATAAATTTTATATTTACGATTTAATTAAATTATTTAATCTTCCTGTTGTTTTAGTGTGTGGAACAAGAGTAGGAGCAATAAATCATACTATGCTTACTTTGAATGCACTTAACAGTATGGAAATAAAATTACATGGCTTAGTATTTAACAACTATAGAGGACAATTTTTTGAAGATGACAATATAAAGGTTATTTTAGAATTATCTAAAATAGGAAATTATATGATTATTAAAAATGGACAAAAGGAAATTTCTGAAAAAGAAATAGAGAAATTTTTTAATTAA